A region of the Acomys russatus unplaced genomic scaffold, mAcoRus1.1, whole genome shotgun sequence genome:
AAGCCTGGGTTTTGAGAAACGTTCTCCAAGTTGTTAGAATTGATGTAGGTTAGAGTTGAGAAAGTTCCAATCACATTAGAAGTCAACAGATCACAGTAAGTAGAACTCAGAAAATATATCACTACTTGGCCAtgggaaatgaaaattattaggttAATATATGTAATAGAGCAGCCACACCAAAtatcagaaaacacaaagtgcCTGGGAATCTAAGAGGCTAAATGTGGGAAATGTGGAAGCATGTGTGAGAGTAATCTCAGTGTGCCCATCCAAAATTGTCATAGAGTGGAGAATACCTGCTAAAGAGGGAAAGGATACAGCTGTGTCACCAAGCGCTGTCCCAAGAACACAAGGTTTGCCTGGTAACAGAGAAGGAAATCACAAGCTGGCTCTTAGATGCTTCACTCATTCTACATGTCCAAGGTGACAGAGGAGTAGATGCCCCTCTTGATTCAAACCAGTGGAGTGAGAGTTGCTAGGCGGGAAATAGACGTAAATGAAATATAAGTGATTCCCAATGGTGTGCTACAGACAATAAAAGACACGAAGCTTCCATGAAGGAAATACGTTCACTCCTTCCCTTTTGGACAGCAGAGAAATTTGAGAAGCTCAAGTTCGGAAACTAGACGTTGCAGTAATAAACTGTGAATCTTTCTCAGAAGCCAACAGACACAGTTGTGAAACGGACATTCTACATCATGCTGTCAAGGCCCAACCAAACGATCGTGACAGAGTTCATGCTGGAAGGCTTCTCAGAGCACAGCAGTCTAAGACTTCTCCTGATAGGCTGCTTCCTGTCCCTCTACACAATGGCTCTAATAGGCAACATTGTGATCATTGCTTTGGTCACCTCCAGCACTGGGCTCCACAGtcccatgtatttttttctgtgtaatctgGCCACCATGGACATTGTGTGCACCTCATCTGTGCTGCCcaaggccctggctggcctagtcTCTGAGGAAAACACCATCTCCTTCAAGGGATGCATGGCccagctcttcttccttttgtggTCCTTGTcttctgagctgctgctgctcacagtcatggcctatgaccgctatgtggccatctgctgtCCCTTGCACTACAGCTCTAGGATGAGCCCACAGCTGTGTGGGGCCCTGGCCATAGGTGTGTGGTCCATCTGTGCACTGAATGCATCTGTCCACACTGGCCTGATGACACGACTGTCATTCTGTGGTCCCAAGGTCATCACCCACTTCTTCTGTGAGattccccctctcctcctgctctcttGCAGCTCCACATATATGAATAGTGTTATGACTCTTGTGGCAGATGCCTTTTATGGAGGCATCAACTTCGCGCTCACCTTGCTATCCTATGGCTGCATCATTGCCAGCATCCTGCGCATGCGCTCTGCTGAGGGCAAGAGGAAGGCCTTTTCTACCTGCTCATCCCATCTCATCGTGGTCTCTGTGTACTACTCATCTGTGTTCTGTGCCTATATCAGTCCTGCTTCCAGCTACAGCCCAGAAAGAAGCAAAGTGACTTCGGTGCTCTACTCGGTCCTCAGCCCAACCCTGAACCCCCTTATTTATACACTGAGGAACAAGGATGTCAAGCTGGCCCTGGGCAGGCTCTTGCCCTCTTTCTCACATTAAGTGGAGATGTGCAGGCTGTTCTCCGGCCTGGGCTGTTCCTCTACATGCTTCCCTGAGAAAAGCCTCATGGAGTGGGAGTGTGGCTACTGCTGCTTGAGAAACcctttctctatatattttgaatatcagtCCTTTCTCAGGTgtcaggttggtgaagatcttttcccagtccataGGCTGCcgcttttttctgttgacagagtcctttgccttttattaattgttgaccttagagcctgagatgctggtgttcttttcaggaaactctctcctctgccaatgagttcaaggttgatCCCCActttctcaagaaactaaacatcagcaaaccaaataatccaattaaaatatggggtaAATTGCTAAAcagagaagcacttaaggaaatgctcaacatccttggtcatcggggaaatgcaaatcaaaatgattctgagattcttGGGTaggattaaaaactcaagtgacagcatacactagcaagaatgtggagaaaaaggaacaacacctccattgttggtgggagtacaaTCTTGTAcaaatactttgaaaatcaatcttgAGCTTTCTCAAAACTGGGAggagctctacctcaagacttagctataccactcctgagcacatATATAagagatgctccagcatacaacaatgacatttgttcaactctgctcatagcagctttatttataagagccagaaactagaaacaacccagatgtctctcaatagaagaatgataaagaaactgtggtacatttacacaatggaatactactgagctattaaaaacaaggacatcatgaaatttgcagggaaatggatggacctggagaagatcatcatgagtgaggtaacccagacccagaaagatgcacatgatAGGAGCCaagcatggctgtcctctgagaggttccacccacaAATGGAGCAAACCAGAAGCCGAGACTCACAAACAATAGTCAGGGCAGGAGTGGTGTCAGAAGACTTGTCAAAAATGGATGCAAGGATAGAAGGACCtcaaggggacaggagctccataagaagaccaacagtgccaactaacctgggctaaGGGTAGCTTacagagactgacgcaccaaccaaccGCCATCATGAACTGTACCTAAGCCCCTTACGCATATGTCTctaatgggcagtttgatcttcatgtgggtcccctagaaagaggagcagtggctgtctctgacaagatCTCTTCTGCATTCTTTTAGATCACTTCACCCTGACAGGGCTGCCTTTccaggacactgtgaaagaggaagtattcagtcctgatgcaactggaTGTTCTGGAGTGAGTTGGTAGAGGATCCTCCCCTttcctgaaggggacaggagagagagaagagggaatggggtaaaggaatggaaggagaagAGCAAGGGAACTACaactggatgtaaagtgaataatcaaataaagctttaaaagaaaagaaaacctttctcTGATATAAGGACTTGACAATTGCAGTTACTTTAacctcaaaaacaccaaaattcTTAGATGcaatgtagacaaaacacccagtCTTTGTTTCCTGATAAATACAAACCATTTCAAAAGCAATTAAAGTATCTAAACAGAAACTCCATGTTCCTGAACTGGAAGGTGGGTGACAATGATGATTGCCACAAAATAAAGCCCTTTCATGCAGGGCTGTCCTATAAGCATCAAAGGACCTTGTTTCAGAACTATGGCTAATGCACCTAAACTTCATAAGGAAACTTGAGGGGCCTGCATGGCCACAGTATCTTGGGAAGACAAAGTTGAATAGCTTGGGGTCTCTATTTCACAACTTCCTACTGGGTCAGAGCTGACATGGAGAAAGAGTAGTCTATGGAACAGAGATAAAGTTTAAGTTTCAGAATAAAGTCACATATGTCACGTAGCATACTTATAACAAAAAAGCAACTCAAACTCATGGGGAAAATTAATCATTTACAACAAAGAGATTTGGGGCAACTGGATGAATGTCTAAATACAAAGGATAAAGTGGAACTCTTACTTcacatattaattaaaaaaaaacaaccacaagtATATCACAGATAAAAATGCTaggttaaaacatttttatttgtgcaaCATCATTTAATCATATTTTTCATCTCCTGCAACTCTTTTCAGATCCTGACTACCTATTTATCTACCTACCCAACATCcacactttctccttctctctcacaaACCAATAAGACAGaataatatcaaaacaaaacaagagcacaCTCAGAAAATGGAGTCCTATTTCTGTTAGCTAATTACTCTGGCTAAAACACTCTGAGAACAACGAGAAGGTGGAAGGAGGTATGAAGATGAAGGAGAAGTGAGTCTGTAGTGATGGCTAAGATACTGGTGGGACAAAAACTAGGTGGAGAAAGGGCAGCATCTGCAGCAACTGCTGCTGGGAAGATCCTGTATCCCTTTCAGACTATATTCATTCTTCATCACCTTACTGCCTTATTCTTCCTAAATGCTGTACTACACCAGGACTCGTGATTAAAATCACATACGTTCTATTAATCAACTGTTCCTCTTTGTGAGTAAAAGACCCTTTCAATATACTTATTCtgactcatggtttcagaagaCTCTGCCCACGGACATGTGACTCTCTATTATGGACTAGTATGAGGCAGGGCCTCATGCCAGTTGGGTATGTGATGGAGAAGTTTCTTCCCATTGTGGCACCCAGAACACATAAAAGGAGCACACTTGTGCTCAACTGGATTTCTCCTTTAGCTCATGCCTTCTAGTCCTCAGACTTTAGGATGTTGTTGCACACATAGAGAGTGGATCCCCTGCTTCAGGAAATTCTCTCTGGAAACACTCTCACCTGCATGGAAAGGAGTATCCTTCAGTGAACACCTAggtcactggttctcaacctgtagattGCAACCCCTCTGAAGgtcaaataaccctttcacagaggtcacctaagacagCCAGaaatatcagatacttacattacaagtcatcacagtagcaaattagagttacgaagtagcaaccaaaataattttatagttggggttcaccacagcatgagggacaactgtattaaagggttgcagcatgaGAAAGGTTGAGAATAATCTCCTCAGTGATTCTAGATTCATAAAAAATAGCATTTGTGAACAGTGATCTTGGCCTGTCTAcctgctgattttttttacaCTATTTGTTTCACCTTTAAGTCATGTTTTGtgccatttctgtttttgttagtCTCATGACTATGGTTAAGTTATATGTAATatgacaattatgaaaattattagatAGGACTTAACAGTATATTTGGTAATCCTTGGAAAAAGTATTTTACTATCGCTTCTACCATCCTAACAATTTAAGTTAACTGTgggactataactatctagtcttcgaCCTTATCAGATAGATACTCAAGAAGGAATAAATACTACCTAAATATATAAGAAGTGCAGACAAGCAGCTTCCAAATATATAGAATGACAGAGATAGTTAGCTGCCTGGACATTCCCTCAAAATGTTACTATAAAACGGGAGCATCATCTTCCTCCCTCTGGCTCAGACTATTTGACAGCCTTTCTGTGAAGTGGGAACTTTAAAGGACTTGGCTACCTTGGCCTTGCAAAGCTTGGTCAACTctcctgcatccagtttgtcATGTCtggacagaattctgtctgtaactGACAAAAGGCATTCCCtcacccagtggctagcttgctaCATATGAAGCCTTTGATGCTCTCTGAAGTAGAATGAGGTGGGTATCAGGAGCGGACccatcctgtgtcaaaaaaaaaaaaaaagccctaagtTAATacaatctttaaatgtcatattctgtctATCTCTAAGATTCTTGaactttcaggcaaatggatgaaactagaaaatattatcctgagtgtgGTAGCCCAAACCCAAAAAAGATAttcatggtatgtacttacttatcaCTGCatattagtcatatagtacaggataaccattctaCAACCTACAGACCTGAAGAAGtgaagtaacaaggaaggcccaatggaggatgcttgaatctccctcagaatgggaaataaaatagacatcagaagtggatgaaaagagagaactgggTGAGAGAAGGGGCAGGACGGGAAAAGAGGGTGAGGGTCAGATATGGAGAGTGGGAGGGGGTAAGAGGCCTGGGATAAAAGATGGGAAACTGATGGGAGTTGACAGGGTACGTTCCTGgagaatatgggggtgactctagatgagactcctaacagtgggagatATGGAGACTGAATGGCcccctcctatagccaggcaggacttccagtgcaGGAGAGGGGCAACAACGcaccacaaaaccttccacccaaagtgtgcagggataaatatggaACAGAGATTTGAGAGGAGGGCCAAACCtgattggcccaacttgagacccatgggagtgagccagcccctgacacttaACAATACTATGCTTACAGAcaagaacctagcataactgtgctCTGAGACATTATACCCAGCAAGAGGttgaacagatgcagagacccacagccaaacattaggcagagctcagggagtcttgtggaaacaTTGGAGGAAGGACAGATGGGCCAAAGGAGGACAAGAACTttacaaaaagacaaacagagtCAAGTAATCAAGACCATCGAGGATCACaaagactaaaccaccaaccaaaagcaagcatggattggacctagttCCCTACACATACGTAACTTGATAGCAGCTCGGTCTTCATGAGATTCCCCTAAGCAATTAGaatggggcctgtctctgacttaatactgttgcctgctttgggataatttttccctagctgggctgtttTGCCTGGGTCTCAGAAGAAGAGGATTTGCTTTAGTCCTGATGTAatttaatgtgccagggcagatTGGGGGGGGCGTggaaggctccccctttctaaAAAGAAGGtgagggggaaaaggaaaaaagagagaaaagaaaagaaagagatggctcagacgttaaaggctaggctcacaaccataaatataagaaaaagaaaagaagatgacaTACTTTCAACATACAATGGCATAGGGTATAATTACTCATTCCAAAAGTTAGGAAAAGGAACATGGCGAGTTAATACTGGACAAaaggggggggtgggtgggggaactGGGCCAAAGCAAGACCGAAAACCAGCTAGGCAAACTCTAAATTCTGCATCTTTGTGACTGATATCAAAAACGCTCAATAGATCTCCAGCTTTTTCAGCTCTCTTGACAAAcacaccttctttctctttcctaggtCGCTATCCCATAACTCTGGCACCTCCAACACCTTGGGACCTCCAACACAATACTAGCTTCACCCTTCACAGCTTCACTCAATGGTCTCTGGAGACCTCCATGAAGAGATAATCCTGACATATGCCTGGCCTCAACTTCTTTCCTAAGTCACAAGGGAGATTCCATAACTGCTTTCTTCTATCATTGACTCTAAACTCAGAATCACATgactgaagctgccaagttctgttgcttgctggggctggaacgtGGTCTCCATGCCTCAGTTACGTCTTCACCAGATTTCTGGTTTCCATGGCTTCCTTCACTGCATAcgtttggctatcctggaacttgcttgttGTCCAGGTTGTTCTTGAAACTTGGAGGGTGTGATTTTAGTTCCCACACTTGGTGGCTTCTCGTGGGAGTGCAGGAGAGGAACAACTCAGTTCTATTTAAGGGACAGGCCCACTGAGAGTTTTATCATGCACCATTGAGTATATAGATAGCAGAAATTGAaggattttaaatttattttgatttttttaagaggAGGTCACAACAGTAGGGGGAAGCATGGAAAAGAGTAGGATACGTGTGTGTtcagggtgcatgatgtgaaaattccaataaatcaattaaaatatttttgtttgttttaatcactttacagcctgatcccagccccctgcccccattgcccctctccttctcagggaAGGGGGGCTTCAAGGGGTACCAAccaaccctggcacctcaagtcacagcaggactaaccACATCccctcccattgaggccagacaaggcagcccagctaggggaacgggatccaaaagcagacaacagagatTCTTcactccaattgttagggcacccacatggtgactaagctgcacatctgctacaaatgtgtagggagtctaggtccagtccttgcatgctctttggttggtggttcattctgtgagcccccatggatcCAGGATAATTGATTCtgtgtgtcttcttgtggtgccttTCATCACTCTAGCTCCCTcgatctttcctcccactcttccacaaaactccccaagttctgcctattgtttggctgtgggtctctacatctgcttccatcagctgctggatgaagcctctcagtaaatagttatgctaggctcttgtctgcaaacatagcagactttcattaatagagtcaggcattggctctctctcattaagtggatctcaagttgggccagtcattggttggccactctctctgcctctgctctgtctttatccttaCACTTCTTGTAGTCAAGAAAAAattaggtcaaaggttttgtgggtgggttgttgttaGTGGGTTGATAAAAGTGGAaaaaatagccaggtggtggtggcacatgactttactcccagcactccagaggcagaggcagggagatcactgtgagttcaaggtcagcctagtctccaaagcgagtccatgatagccaaggctacacagagaacccttatctcaaaaaacaaaacaaaaaaagtgaaaaaatagcttagaaaaaataataaattaataggTAAAGAatggagccagaaaaaaaaattgtcccgAATAAAGTGACTAAAGTTCCAAAGGACAATAAAATCCATATTTTCTCATATGTAAATGTTGTCTGTTAAGTCTTTGATAATGAAATTGCAATCCATATAACcacagagttacacagagagtAAGGGTCTAGGGGAAAGAAAGGATCTcccaaggaaggagaaacagaatataTAGTTAAGAAgtagtagccgggcgtggtggcgcacgcctttaatcccagcacttgggaggcagacgcaggccgatcgctgtgagttcaaggccagcctggactacaaagtgagtccaggatagtcaaggctacacagagaaaccctgtctcgaaaaacaaaaacaaaaaacagacaaacacaaacaaacaaacaaaagaagtagtAGAAGAGGGAGATTGGCACAGGATGATGACTTGGTGGGGAGGTGTGCAATAAGGGAGGAAATACAGGAGGGACATTTGAgaggtcatatggaaacctactacagtAGAAGCATCTTAAAGAAATCTAGTTGAAATCATCCAATAGCAGGGGAGACAAAACACCACTTAGACATCACTTGCAACCATAAGCTCCAAGGCCAGGAATGGGCTATAGCTCATTGAGTTGTTAGCCAACAAGGTCCCAAGGAAACCCTCTAAAAACTTGGGCTATTACCAGGGCTATTAGTAGCTCTCCACAAACTAATAGCAAGACCcaattgctgaagacagcacatacATAATTCATTGAATACGGAGAAATAGAGTGGGTGCCTAACAAGAGCCTTCACCCCAACTGACTATTATTCATGGT
Encoded here:
- the LOC127186242 gene encoding olfactory receptor 13A1-like, coding for MLSRPNQTIVTEFMLEGFSEHSSLRLLLIGCFLSLYTMALIGNIVIIALVTSSTGLHSPMYFFLCNLATMDIVCTSSVLPKALAGLVSEENTISFKGCMAQLFFLLWSLSSELLLLTVMAYDRYVAICCPLHYSSRMSPQLCGALAIGVWSICALNASVHTGLMTRLSFCGPKVITHFFCEIPPLLLLSCSSTYMNSVMTLVADAFYGGINFALTLLSYGCIIASILRMRSAEGKRKAFSTCSSHLIVVSVYYSSVFCAYISPASSYSPERSKVTSVLYSVLSPTLNPLIYTLRNKDVKLALGRLLPSFSH